The following proteins come from a genomic window of Myroides odoratus DSM 2801:
- a CDS encoding toxic anion resistance protein, with protein MDQRDLLLIDKDGNVALDQLAQVDASEYEIVANSIDENNPNSILNYGSELQSSLASQSDSFLSNVRRSNSGEVGELINSLLIELNYVDVDELQQNKLKGFLRKLPFMKKIVTEIENLFAKYDKIVNNIDAISHKVNAGIINSAKDNAVLQTIFDSNVNSVKELEKYIIAGTMRLERSKAELLQMEVKPDQYQDYEISDKRDFVNRLDRRLADLKVVRLIIFQSLPQVRLVQSNNISIAEKAQTILTTTLPVWKNQLTLAVAMHRQQQHIEVQQKISNTTEEILRKNAERLGQNSRQVAQANERTIVSVETLRETTASLINTLNDVKKIQNEGALSRRQLDSDLQKLETELRNNLKNS; from the coding sequence ATGGATCAAAGAGATTTACTATTGATAGATAAAGACGGAAATGTTGCTTTAGATCAGTTAGCGCAAGTTGATGCGAGTGAGTATGAAATTGTAGCTAATTCTATTGACGAGAATAATCCTAACTCTATTTTAAACTACGGTTCTGAATTGCAATCGAGTTTAGCGAGTCAAAGTGATTCTTTTTTGAGCAACGTTAGACGTTCCAACTCCGGAGAAGTAGGAGAGTTGATTAACAGCTTATTAATTGAACTCAATTATGTAGATGTTGATGAATTACAACAAAATAAATTAAAAGGTTTTTTGAGAAAACTACCTTTTATGAAGAAGATTGTAACAGAAATTGAAAATCTATTTGCTAAATATGACAAGATTGTCAATAATATTGATGCTATATCACATAAGGTAAATGCAGGTATTATCAATTCGGCAAAAGACAATGCTGTACTACAAACGATTTTTGATTCGAATGTAAATTCAGTCAAAGAACTAGAGAAATACATCATTGCTGGAACGATGCGTTTGGAGCGTTCTAAAGCGGAATTACTGCAAATGGAAGTAAAACCAGATCAATATCAAGACTACGAAATATCGGATAAAAGGGATTTTGTCAATCGTCTTGATCGCAGACTTGCCGATTTAAAAGTTGTACGTCTTATTATTTTTCAATCTTTACCACAAGTGAGATTAGTACAGAGTAATAATATTTCTATTGCAGAGAAGGCACAAACTATTTTGACTACAACACTGCCTGTATGGAAAAACCAATTGACCTTGGCTGTTGCGATGCACAGACAACAACAGCACATTGAGGTACAACAAAAAATTTCCAATACTACAGAAGAAATTTTGCGTAAAAATGCAGAACGCTTAGGACAAAATAGCCGTCAAGTTGCACAGGCAAATGAACGAACTATTGTATCTGTTGAAACATTAAGAGAAACAACGGCTTCGTTAATTAACACCTTAAATGATGTGAAAAAAATTCAAAACGAGGGTGCATTAAGTAGAAGACAATTAGACAGTGACTTACAGAAATTAGAAACTGAGTTGCGAAATAATTTAAAAAACTCATAA
- a CDS encoding TerD family protein has protein sequence MAINLQKGQRQNINAPRFTVGLGWDTNDTSTGAAFDLDASVFLLGENKKLVSDSHFIFYNNLKSPDGSVEHTGDNLTGEGDGDDEQIKIDLTVIDTKIKEIIVVVTIHEAESRKQNFGQVRNSFIRIVDSSTNEELLKYELDEDFSIETAVEFGRIYERNGEWKFEAVGNGQRDGLGAYVEKYQ, from the coding sequence ATGGCAATTAATTTACAAAAAGGACAAAGACAAAATATCAACGCTCCTAGATTTACTGTAGGTTTAGGGTGGGATACCAATGATACCTCAACAGGAGCAGCATTTGATTTAGATGCATCAGTATTTTTATTGGGAGAAAATAAAAAATTAGTAAGTGATAGTCACTTCATCTTTTACAACAACTTAAAATCACCTGATGGTTCTGTTGAACACACAGGAGACAACCTAACGGGTGAAGGAGATGGAGATGATGAGCAAATTAAAATTGATTTAACTGTTATCGATACAAAAATCAAAGAGATCATTGTAGTTGTGACGATTCACGAAGCGGAATCAAGAAAACAAAATTTTGGACAAGTGCGCAATTCATTTATTCGAATAGTAGATTCTAGTACGAATGAAGAATTATTAAAATACGAATTAGATGAAGATTTTTCTATTGAAACAGCAGTAGAATTTGGTAGAATATACGAAAGAAATGGTGAGTGGAAATTCGAAGCGGTAGGCAATGGTCAACGCGATGGATTAGGTGCTTATGTAGAAAAATATCAATAA
- a CDS encoding phosphoribosyltransferase family protein, whose translation MINRYSLHQINNSEAFTFNPADYSVFKFGNIALAEQFAKELFQGFIAQYSDTVLDEEIYIFPSPYMAIPTASNYLCYYFKLELDRYLYLKQRPSSKLGKIHRNQTYTVDYGNLSFEDRKKLIANDTYYIDKELLKDKLCIFLDDIKITGSHEYTVKKILDTYKVEGTFLFLYYAEVVNLAIDPKIENFFNYYTISDANALVELINSEAFKFNTRVIKYILNLDHSSFKNVVTLLPEPKKQELFDLAISNDYHLIEEYQSNLNKLYYGN comes from the coding sequence ATGATCAATAGATATAGTTTACACCAGATTAATAATAGCGAAGCATTTACCTTTAATCCAGCAGATTATAGTGTTTTTAAATTTGGCAATATTGCGCTAGCAGAACAATTTGCAAAAGAGCTTTTTCAAGGATTCATTGCACAGTATAGCGACACGGTATTGGACGAAGAGATTTATATATTCCCTAGTCCTTATATGGCCATCCCAACTGCTTCTAACTACTTGTGTTATTATTTCAAATTAGAATTAGATCGCTATCTCTATCTTAAGCAGCGTCCTTCTTCTAAATTGGGAAAAATACACCGAAATCAAACTTATACCGTAGATTACGGTAATTTATCTTTTGAAGATAGAAAAAAATTAATAGCCAATGACACCTATTACATTGACAAAGAATTGTTGAAAGACAAGCTTTGTATCTTTTTAGATGACATTAAGATTACTGGAAGCCATGAGTACACGGTAAAGAAAATTCTCGATACCTATAAAGTAGAAGGAACTTTTCTTTTTCTTTACTATGCGGAAGTAGTCAATTTGGCTATCGATCCTAAAATAGAGAATTTCTTTAATTATTACACCATTTCAGATGCCAATGCTTTAGTGGAATTAATTAATTCTGAAGCTTTTAAATTTAATACACGTGTGATTAAATACATTTTAAATTTAGACCATTCTTCATTTAAAAATGTAGTTACGTTACTTCCAGAACCGAAAAAACAAGAGCTATTTGATTTGGCAATAAGCAATGATTATCACTTAATAGAAGAGTATCAATCGAATTTAAATAAACTTTATTATGGCAATTAA
- a CDS encoding HAD family hydrolase, translating to MNIDSQGYKHYSFDLWLTLFRSHLEFKTSRARLLKDFFSIENTLDEVSSAFRYYDVLGNHINETTGGNMDTFELYLLILGRFNIRPNYQSLEQFYLESEKLFFNYPPCLLTHFSAADFSALKEKNCTLNVLSNTGFIKGRTIKKYLDQMDLLQYFDFLIFSDEVNLSKPNPEIFQLVRKAVHPQIKDQEILHIGDNLLSDYQGALNAGFSAYLIKNDQ from the coding sequence ATGAATATAGATTCTCAAGGATATAAGCACTATTCATTTGACCTTTGGTTAACTTTATTTCGTTCACATCTGGAATTTAAAACTAGTAGAGCTCGTCTTTTAAAGGACTTTTTTTCTATAGAAAACACTTTAGACGAAGTTAGCTCTGCTTTCCGTTATTACGATGTATTAGGCAACCATATCAATGAGACTACAGGAGGTAACATGGATACTTTTGAACTCTACCTTTTAATCCTTGGTAGGTTTAATATCCGTCCTAATTATCAATCGTTGGAGCAGTTTTACTTAGAATCTGAAAAGTTGTTTTTTAATTATCCTCCTTGTTTACTTACTCACTTTTCTGCTGCTGATTTTTCAGCCTTAAAAGAAAAAAACTGCACACTTAACGTGTTAAGTAATACAGGGTTTATAAAAGGGAGGACCATTAAAAAATATTTAGATCAAATGGATTTACTTCAGTATTTTGATTTTTTAATCTTTTCTGATGAAGTAAATCTCTCTAAACCTAATCCTGAAATTTTTCAATTGGTTCGAAAGGCAGTTCATCCTCAAATAAAAGATCAAGAAATTCTACATATTGGAGATAACTTACTATCAGATTATCAAGGAGCTTTAAATGCAGGCTTTAGTGCATATTTAATTAAAAATGATCAATAG
- a CDS encoding TerD family protein, translated as MAINLQKGQKIDLRKESGESLTNFCIGVNWGAIETTKSGLFGIGTKKVVEDVDLDLSCVMLDASGNVVDWLYSPDYNAWLSKNNLPLGKLQSSEGALRHSGDDRQGDVGGDDGLDNEVIAVDLNRVNSTIEKIYFFINIYLAQGQNFDFAQIPFAKIRMYEGTPSRVNSVFSNFDIVTDNNFKGKRAIILAKLYKRNGEWKFDAIGDPTDDTIFVQTIDRIAKEYK; from the coding sequence ATGGCTATTAATTTACAGAAAGGTCAAAAGATTGACTTAAGAAAAGAATCTGGGGAATCCCTTACTAATTTTTGTATTGGTGTAAACTGGGGTGCAATTGAAACAACAAAATCTGGACTTTTTGGTATTGGTACTAAAAAAGTTGTTGAAGACGTTGATTTGGATTTAAGTTGTGTCATGTTAGATGCTTCAGGAAACGTTGTGGATTGGTTATACTCACCAGATTACAATGCGTGGTTATCTAAAAATAACCTACCATTAGGAAAATTACAGTCATCAGAAGGTGCACTTCGTCACAGTGGGGATGACCGTCAAGGAGACGTAGGTGGAGATGATGGTTTAGATAATGAAGTTATCGCGGTAGATTTAAATCGAGTAAATTCTACTATTGAAAAGATTTACTTCTTTATTAATATCTATTTAGCTCAAGGACAAAATTTTGATTTTGCACAAATTCCGTTTGCAAAAATTAGAATGTATGAAGGAACACCTTCACGTGTAAATAGTGTATTCTCAAATTTTGATATTGTTACAGACAATAACTTCAAAGGGAAAAGAGCCATTATCTTAGCTAAATTATACAAGAGAAATGGAGAGTGGAAATTTGATGCAATTGGAGACCCAACAGATGATACTATCTTTGTTCAAACCATTGATAGAATTGCTAAAGAATACAAGTAA
- a CDS encoding TerD family protein: MAINLVKGQKIDIGLNNLTIGLGWDPNESTSGHDFDLDASAIMIDAQRKLVTEEYFIFYNNLKSPDGSLMHTGDDPDGKSSDGDDDEAIIIDLSKVDTRVEEILFVVTIEGFKERRQNFGQVRNSYIRIVDNNTHEEIAKYELDEDFSIETGIEFGRLYKRNGGWKFEASGIGYQADLSFFLEKYYSGTIIK; this comes from the coding sequence ATGGCAATTAATTTAGTAAAAGGTCAGAAAATTGATATCGGGTTAAACAATTTAACAATAGGATTAGGATGGGACCCAAATGAAAGTACAAGCGGTCATGATTTTGACTTGGATGCTTCTGCTATAATGATTGACGCACAACGCAAATTAGTTACAGAAGAGTATTTTATTTTTTACAACAACTTAAAATCACCTGATGGGTCTTTAATGCATACAGGAGATGATCCAGACGGAAAAAGCAGTGATGGAGACGACGATGAAGCAATCATAATAGATTTAAGTAAAGTAGATACTCGTGTGGAGGAAATCCTATTTGTAGTCACAATCGAAGGGTTCAAAGAGCGAAGACAAAACTTTGGTCAAGTTCGCAATTCTTACATTCGCATCGTGGATAACAATACACATGAAGAAATTGCAAAATACGAATTAGATGAAGACTTTTCTATCGAGACCGGTATTGAATTTGGTAGATTATACAAACGCAATGGTGGATGGAAATTTGAAGCCTCTGGGATTGGATATCAAGCTGACTTAAGCTTCTTCTTAGAGAAATATTACAGTGGAACAATAATTAAATAA
- a CDS encoding MFS transporter has protein sequence MKKIYQIYLDSYRGLSSASWMLAIVMLINRAGSMVFPFLGVYMTKELHFTDEQTGYVLACYGLGSMTGSMLGGWITDKIGNYKLQYLSLLGSIPMFILLPHFTSVISLALMIFFQSTISEMFRPANSVAITKYARPENITRAFSLNRMAVNLGFSIGPAMGGMLAAISYALLFYINAGAAFFAAVVFIYFFKGRKENPKPTVSVEEDQDITLGASGTKRKSPYKDGLFLFYSFFCTLYSIAFLQLFSTLPIFYEKVGGLNEFEIGIVLGYSGLLIFLTEMLLVHMAERHLTTQKTIFYGALIAPLAFGVFLLDHSLFTIFLSITLLSASEMLIFPYTSTVTAMRADDSSKGAYMGVNGLTFAVGFIIAPILGTKIAANFGYNTLWIVMGSVFLLSAFGLNYTVGKMVKPKA, from the coding sequence ATGAAAAAAATATACCAAATTTATCTAGACTCTTATCGAGGATTATCCTCTGCATCTTGGATGTTAGCCATCGTTATGTTAATCAATAGAGCTGGATCGATGGTATTTCCTTTCTTAGGTGTTTACATGACCAAAGAGCTTCATTTTACAGATGAACAAACGGGCTATGTTTTAGCTTGTTATGGACTTGGTTCGATGACTGGCTCGATGTTAGGTGGGTGGATTACGGACAAAATCGGTAACTACAAATTACAGTATTTGAGCTTACTTGGAAGTATTCCGATGTTTATTTTACTGCCTCACTTTACTTCTGTCATCAGTTTGGCTTTGATGATATTCTTTCAAAGTACCATCAGTGAAATGTTTCGTCCTGCCAACTCTGTTGCTATTACAAAATACGCTCGACCAGAAAATATTACGCGTGCTTTTTCCTTAAACCGTATGGCGGTGAATCTTGGATTTTCCATTGGTCCTGCTATGGGAGGAATGTTAGCCGCAATTTCTTATGCTTTATTGTTTTACATCAATGCAGGTGCAGCTTTCTTCGCGGCAGTTGTATTCATCTACTTCTTTAAAGGGCGTAAAGAAAACCCTAAACCGACGGTATCGGTTGAAGAGGATCAAGATATTACTTTAGGTGCTTCGGGTACCAAACGCAAATCTCCTTATAAAGATGGACTATTCTTGTTTTACAGTTTCTTCTGTACGTTATATTCCATTGCCTTTTTACAGCTTTTTAGCACCTTACCTATTTTCTATGAGAAAGTGGGTGGCTTGAATGAATTTGAAATTGGAATTGTCTTAGGGTATAGTGGTTTGTTGATTTTCTTAACTGAGATGCTATTGGTACACATGGCAGAACGCCATTTAACCACGCAGAAAACGATTTTCTATGGGGCTTTAATTGCTCCCCTAGCTTTTGGTGTTTTCTTGTTGGATCACAGCTTATTTACCATTTTCCTTTCTATTACGTTATTAAGTGCTTCGGAAATGCTTATTTTCCCTTATACCTCAACTGTTACTGCTATGCGTGCGGATGATTCAAGTAAAGGAGCTTATATGGGAGTAAATGGGTTAACATTTGCCGTTGGATTCATTATTGCTCCTATTTTAGGAACGAAGATTGCGGCTAATTTTGGTTACAATACCTTGTGGATTGTGATGGGATCGGTCTTTTTACTTTCTGCTTTTGGATTAAATTATACGGTTGGAAAAATGGTTAAACCGAAAGCATAA
- a CDS encoding thymidine kinase has product MFLEIPVNHKEQFGWIEVICGSMFSGKTEELIRRLKRAQFAKQKVEIFKPAVDTRYHDEYVVSHDSNEIRSTPVPTADSIRLLASGCDVVGIDEAQFFDDEIVNVCNELANSGIRVIVAGLDMDFKGNPFGPMPALMATAEYVTKVHAVCTRTGNLAHYSYRKAASDAIVMLGETEEYEPLSRAAYYNAMREAEKLKKEKPKP; this is encoded by the coding sequence ATGTTTCTAGAAATTCCTGTTAATCACAAAGAACAGTTTGGTTGGATCGAAGTAATCTGTGGATCAATGTTTTCTGGAAAAACAGAAGAACTGATTCGTCGACTAAAAAGAGCCCAATTTGCCAAGCAAAAAGTTGAAATTTTTAAACCTGCTGTAGATACGCGATATCACGATGAGTATGTCGTATCTCACGATTCTAATGAAATCCGTTCTACTCCAGTACCCACGGCAGATAGCATTCGACTTTTAGCTAGTGGTTGCGATGTGGTTGGTATTGATGAGGCGCAATTCTTTGATGATGAAATTGTCAATGTTTGCAATGAATTAGCCAATTCGGGTATTCGTGTTATCGTTGCTGGTTTAGATATGGACTTCAAAGGAAATCCTTTTGGTCCTATGCCTGCCCTGATGGCGACTGCCGAATATGTCACCAAAGTACACGCAGTATGTACACGCACGGGTAACTTGGCACATTATAGCTACAGAAAGGCTGCTAGTGATGCTATTGTTATGCTTGGCGAAACAGAAGAATATGAACCGCTGAGTAGAGCTGCGTATTATAACGCAATGCGAGAAGCTGAAAAACTCAAAAAAGAAAAACCCAAACCCTGA
- the rsmI gene encoding 16S rRNA (cytidine(1402)-2'-O)-methyltransferase, translating into MGKLYVVPTPIGNLEDMTFRALKVLKEVDYILAEDTRNSGKLLKHFEVNTPMMSHHMHNEHKTVEGLVRRMQTGETFALISDAGTPAISDPGFLLTRACIENQIEVECLPGATAFVPALVNSGLPNDKFVFEGFLPDKKGRQTRYLQLAEETRTMIIYVSPHKLVKTLGEFQTYFGEDRVISVSRELSKLHEETVRGTVVEVLKHFEEKPPKGEIVVVVAGKK; encoded by the coding sequence ATGGGAAAATTATATGTTGTACCAACACCGATTGGCAACTTAGAAGATATGACTTTTCGCGCCCTGAAGGTGTTGAAAGAAGTCGATTATATTTTAGCAGAAGATACAAGAAACAGCGGCAAGCTGTTGAAACATTTTGAGGTAAACACACCGATGATGAGTCACCACATGCACAACGAACACAAAACCGTAGAAGGTTTAGTGCGACGCATGCAAACAGGAGAAACATTCGCCCTAATCTCTGATGCAGGAACACCTGCTATATCTGATCCAGGCTTTTTATTGACAAGAGCTTGTATCGAAAATCAGATTGAAGTTGAGTGTTTGCCAGGGGCAACTGCCTTTGTACCTGCTTTGGTGAATAGTGGTCTGCCGAATGATAAATTCGTATTTGAAGGTTTTTTACCAGATAAAAAAGGACGTCAAACCCGCTATCTACAATTAGCAGAAGAAACGAGAACAATGATCATCTACGTTTCACCGCATAAATTAGTCAAAACATTAGGAGAATTTCAAACCTATTTTGGTGAAGATCGCGTGATTTCAGTTTCGAGAGAACTGTCTAAATTACACGAAGAAACCGTGAGAGGAACTGTTGTAGAAGTGCTTAAACACTTCGAAGAGAAACCACCTAAAGGAGAAATTGTTGTGGTAGTAGCAGGAAAAAAATAA
- the mtnN gene encoding 5'-methylthioadenosine/S-adenosylhomocysteine nucleosidase: MKPKIGIIFAGDQELEPLLSVLVQPTIVKKAMLTFYCSTLYDLEVVTLYCGVCKTNAAIGTQILLDHFNCTTIINAGTAGGIQHDIQLFDTIVATESAYWDVAEDILTDFHPWMEDVYFKADEKLLALARNTVQHYSFLNVHFGRIITGESFITQQNRKEIEEHFAPLAVDMETASIAHTCYVNQIPFLAIRSITDTVDHQGIDEFDLNCDKASQLAVDLTLLLLQEISRQS; encoded by the coding sequence ATGAAACCTAAAATAGGAATAATTTTCGCCGGTGACCAGGAACTAGAACCTTTGCTTTCTGTTTTAGTTCAGCCAACGATTGTCAAAAAAGCCATGTTGACTTTCTATTGTAGTACATTATATGATTTGGAGGTTGTTACCTTATATTGCGGCGTTTGTAAAACAAATGCTGCTATAGGCACGCAAATACTCCTGGATCATTTTAATTGCACCACAATTATCAATGCAGGTACTGCAGGTGGGATTCAACACGACATTCAACTATTTGATACGATTGTTGCAACAGAAAGTGCTTATTGGGATGTAGCTGAAGATATCTTAACGGATTTTCACCCTTGGATGGAAGATGTCTATTTTAAAGCCGATGAGAAACTCTTAGCATTAGCGCGAAATACCGTACAGCACTATTCATTTCTAAATGTTCACTTTGGAAGGATTATAACGGGAGAATCTTTTATTACGCAACAAAATAGAAAGGAGATTGAAGAACATTTTGCTCCCTTAGCTGTAGATATGGAAACGGCCAGTATTGCTCATACGTGTTATGTCAATCAAATTCCCTTTTTGGCTATTCGCAGCATAACGGATACGGTCGATCATCAAGGAATAGACGAATTTGATCTCAATTGCGATAAAGCTTCTCAACTTGCAGTTGATCTTACCTTATTATTACTTCAAGAAATTTCAAGACAATCCTAA
- a CDS encoding OsmC family protein, whose product MSHKVTTTWLENMQFESTNPSGGTMRIDAGPENGGDNKGFRPKALMLSALAGCSGLDVASLIKKMRLDVADFKIETEGLLTDEDPAVYHTVIVDYHFYGDNLDEAKLKKAVDLSVEKYCGVMHMFTQFAKVETNIHYHKQQ is encoded by the coding sequence ATGTCACATAAAGTTACAACTACTTGGTTAGAGAATATGCAATTTGAATCAACGAATCCAAGTGGAGGAACCATGCGAATTGATGCTGGCCCAGAAAATGGAGGAGATAATAAAGGTTTTAGACCTAAAGCCTTGATGTTATCTGCTTTGGCAGGATGTTCAGGATTAGACGTTGCCTCTTTAATCAAAAAAATGAGATTGGATGTTGCCGATTTTAAAATCGAAACAGAAGGATTATTAACCGATGAAGATCCAGCGGTTTACCATACCGTAATTGTCGATTATCACTTTTATGGGGATAATCTTGATGAAGCAAAATTGAAAAAAGCAGTTGATTTATCTGTAGAAAAATATTGTGGTGTAATGCATATGTTTACGCAATTTGCGAAAGTTGAAACGAATATTCATTACCATAAACAACAATAA
- the recJ gene encoding single-stranded-DNA-specific exonuclease RecJ, whose protein sequence is MRWTLKEVKDQESVNHLVQVLGIDPVLAQLLVDRGITTYEQAKSFFRPSLDELHDPYLMKDMDKAVKRIEEAIDRNENIMVFGDYDVDGTTAVALVYSYLQSYYPQVDRYIPDRYKEGYGVSYQGIDYAADNDIKLIIALDCGIKSVEHVEYAKQKGVDFVIGDHHLPGNQIPDAVAVLDPKRSDCSYPYDELCGCGVGFKLVQALAANRNQTIADLMPYLDLVVTAIGADIVPITGENRILAYFGLEVLNSNPRPGIKALLNLYKQSSYTVSDIVFKVAPKINAAGRIQHGNYAVDLLTRFSMREAEETAEMIIAFNEERKVLDQNITEEAKDQIIENREINNKSTVVFHQSWHKGVIGIVASRLIETYYRPTVVFTASGDVLAASARSVKNFDLYAALEACSDELIQFGGHMYAAGMTCKKENYLNFKAKFEAIVADTIQERDLIPEVEIDAILNFAEITPKFCRILKQFEPFGPENMSPVFLTKNVYDTGYARGLGANQDHLKMYVRQRGHLDKGFSAIGFSFGKYLDEIQNRAFFDLVYSIEENEWKGEISNQLQIKDMQLV, encoded by the coding sequence ATGCGGTGGACTTTAAAAGAGGTAAAAGATCAAGAAAGTGTTAATCATCTAGTTCAAGTATTGGGAATTGATCCCGTTTTAGCACAACTACTCGTTGACCGCGGAATCACAACCTACGAACAAGCAAAGAGTTTCTTTCGCCCTTCTTTGGATGAATTGCATGATCCTTATCTAATGAAAGATATGGATAAGGCAGTTAAACGAATTGAAGAAGCGATTGATAGAAACGAAAATATAATGGTTTTTGGCGATTATGATGTAGATGGAACTACAGCAGTAGCTTTGGTCTATTCCTATCTGCAATCGTATTATCCACAAGTGGATCGCTATATTCCAGACCGCTATAAAGAAGGATATGGGGTGTCCTATCAAGGAATTGACTATGCCGCAGACAATGACATCAAATTAATCATTGCGCTCGATTGTGGAATTAAATCCGTTGAACATGTTGAATACGCCAAGCAAAAAGGCGTGGATTTTGTCATTGGTGATCACCATTTGCCAGGAAATCAAATTCCCGATGCAGTAGCGGTACTCGATCCTAAGCGAAGTGATTGTTCTTATCCCTATGATGAATTGTGTGGTTGTGGTGTTGGTTTTAAATTGGTGCAAGCTTTAGCAGCAAATCGAAATCAAACTATAGCAGATTTAATGCCTTATCTCGATCTTGTTGTTACGGCAATTGGAGCGGATATTGTACCCATCACAGGAGAAAATAGAATCCTAGCTTACTTCGGATTAGAAGTTTTAAATAGCAACCCAAGACCCGGAATAAAAGCGTTGCTGAATCTATACAAGCAAAGCAGTTATACGGTAAGCGATATCGTATTCAAAGTTGCGCCGAAAATAAATGCAGCAGGAAGAATACAACACGGCAATTATGCAGTAGATTTACTAACGCGTTTCTCGATGAGAGAAGCAGAAGAAACTGCTGAAATGATTATTGCCTTTAATGAAGAAAGAAAAGTATTAGATCAAAATATAACTGAAGAAGCCAAAGATCAGATTATAGAAAATCGCGAGATTAACAACAAATCAACGGTGGTTTTCCATCAATCGTGGCATAAAGGAGTAATTGGTATCGTCGCTTCTCGCTTAATTGAAACGTATTACCGACCAACGGTCGTATTTACAGCAAGTGGTGATGTGTTAGCTGCTTCTGCGCGTTCAGTTAAGAATTTCGATTTATATGCTGCTTTAGAAGCGTGTTCTGATGAATTGATTCAATTTGGAGGACATATGTATGCCGCAGGAATGACGTGTAAGAAAGAAAATTACCTCAACTTCAAAGCAAAATTTGAAGCCATCGTAGCCGATACAATTCAAGAACGCGATCTAATACCCGAGGTTGAAATTGATGCGATATTGAATTTCGCTGAAATCACACCGAAGTTCTGTCGTATCTTGAAGCAATTTGAACCGTTTGGACCAGAGAATATGAGTCCTGTATTTCTGACCAAAAACGTGTACGATACAGGCTATGCAAGAGGGCTGGGAGCTAATCAAGACCACCTGAAAATGTACGTTAGACAGCGCGGACATCTAGATAAAGGATTTAGTGCTATAGGCTTTTCTTTTGGGAAGTACTTAGACGAGATTCAGAATCGCGCATTTTTCGATTTAGTGTATTCCATCGAAGAAAATGAATGGAAAGGTGAGATTAGCAATCAGTTGCAAATTAAGGATATGCAATTAGTGTAA